The following proteins come from a genomic window of Peromyscus eremicus chromosome 23, PerEre_H2_v1, whole genome shotgun sequence:
- the LOC131898424 gene encoding CD209 antigen-like protein E yields MAGEPETQQPKNHEEEVTFGGQGFAENNPEGLTCRSKSMPECLTRVPWLLLLLMSLGLFVLMLAILVQVSRIHACPQGQTPDQQGSSSLVAVPPEQTHSSLEQIQQQLTQINASLAGLCRPCPWDWELFRGSCYLFSRTLGSWEASASSCQDLGAHLVIINSVEEQRFMKYWNVRKNQRSWIGLSDLRREGSWQWVDGTPLQLSFWKEGEPNNDGDEDCVELFTDDWNDNKCTEQNFWVCEQPSTPCPHH; encoded by the exons ATGGCAGGAGAGCCAGAGACCCAGCAGCCAAAGAACCATG AGGAGGAGGTCACATTTGGAGGCCAGGGGTTTGCTGAGAACAACCCTGAGGGTCTCACTTGCAGATCCAAGAGCatgccag AATGTCTGACCCGGGTGCCCTGGCTTCTCCTGCTTCTCATGTCTTTGGGCCTCTTTGTGCTGATGTTGGCCATCCTGGTTCAAG TTTCCAGGATTCATGCATGCCCACAGGGACAGACCCCAGATCAGCAGGGGAGCTCCAGCTTGG TTGCTGTTCCTCCTGAGCAGACACACTCCAGCTTGGAGCAGATCCAGCAGCAGCTGACTCAGATCAATGCCTCACTGG CTGGCCTGTGCCGGCCCTGCCCCTGGGACTGGGAGCTCTTCCGGGGAAGCTGCTACCTCTTCTCCAGGACTCTGGGCAGCTGGGAAGCCTCGGCCTCCTCCTGCCAGGATCTTGGAGCCCACCTGGTGATTATCAACAGTGTTGAAGAGCAG AGATTCATGAAATACTGGAATGTGAGGAAGAACCAACGCTCCTGGATTGGCCTCAGTGACCTTAGACGTGAAGGTTCCTGGCAGTGGGTGGATGGCACCCCTCTTCAGCTCAG CTTTTGGAAAGAAGGGGAGCCCAACAATGATGGGGATGAGGACTGTGTGGAGCTGTTCACAGATGACTGGAATGATAATAAATGCACTGAGCAAAACTTCTGGGTGTGTGAGCAGCCCTCGACTCCCTGCCCTCATCACTGA